In Treponema sp. OMZ 798, the following proteins share a genomic window:
- a CDS encoding RnfABCDGE type electron transport complex subunit B — MNIILLTLAVSLVLSLLLGLLLGFFKKIFYVEPDKTAAAVREVLPGANCGACGYPGCDGFAAAVAAGDAPVNGCPVGAAPVAQAIGKIMGVDASASAMVAVLTCQGSHDVCKNKCDYIGVKTCKAAKISINGTKECDWGCIGLGDCEHACPFDAIHVKENGLPEVDYDKCTGCAVCVAQCPQHILTTVPIDQKGAIALCSCKNPRKPQIMKNCKRGCIKCMKCEKNCPTGAIKVIDGIPKVDYALCDSCNKCVEGCPTKVLMLTENKIKFNSCTSCEGCQSA, encoded by the coding sequence TGTCTCTTTTGTTGGGCCTTTTATTGGGCTTTTTTAAGAAAATATTTTATGTTGAACCGGACAAGACGGCTGCAGCCGTAAGAGAGGTTCTTCCCGGAGCAAACTGCGGTGCCTGCGGTTACCCCGGCTGTGACGGATTTGCCGCAGCAGTTGCGGCAGGAGATGCACCCGTAAACGGATGCCCTGTAGGAGCAGCCCCCGTAGCTCAAGCCATAGGAAAGATAATGGGAGTCGATGCTTCGGCCTCGGCCATGGTAGCGGTTTTAACCTGTCAAGGTTCTCATGATGTATGCAAAAACAAGTGTGACTACATAGGAGTCAAAACCTGTAAGGCTGCAAAGATTTCGATTAACGGAACAAAGGAATGTGATTGGGGATGCATAGGCCTTGGCGACTGCGAACATGCCTGCCCCTTTGATGCCATCCATGTCAAAGAAAACGGACTTCCTGAAGTAGATTACGATAAGTGTACAGGCTGTGCAGTTTGTGTTGCCCAATGTCCGCAGCACATTTTAACCACTGTTCCTATAGATCAAAAGGGAGCCATAGCCCTCTGTTCATGCAAAAACCCGCGTAAGCCCCAGATTATGAAAAACTGTAAGCGAGGCTGCATAAAGTGTATGAAGTGCGAAAAGAACTGTCCTACCGGAGCCATAAAGGTAATAGACGGAATACCCAAGGTAGATTATGCTCTTTGCGATTCATGCAATAAGTGCGTTGAAGGATGCCCGACAAAAGTTCTCATGCTTACAGAAAACAAGATAAAGTTTAACTCTTGCACATCTTGCGAAGGCTGCCAAAGCGCATAA